CTTCATCGTTTCTGGCCAACCTGCTAACATTCCTGAAGTTTTGCCCATCCATCACGTAAATCTTATCATAGTAGTCAAAATCATTAACCACAAATTGTCTTGCCTTGTGATTTGATATATCAATTCCATGCCGGCGAGCCGTGGAAATCATTCGTGAATCGGCTGATTCGCTGATGTGGTAATTGGAGGTTCCTGAAGAATGCACTTCAACTTCTAAGTTTCGCTCAGTAATCTTTTGTCTGAGAATGCCTTCTGCCAGCGGTGAACGGCAAATATTGCCCAGGCACACCATAAGAACTTTGGTTTTCGGCTGATTTTCCATCTTTTATAATGATCTACAATTTGATCATCCTGTCAAGATCGTCAACGTAAATTTTGAAATCTTTATCTGTTTCAACCAGGTTCTTTACAGTGCGGCATGAATGGAGAACTGTGGCATGGTCCTTATTACCGCAATGTAAACCAATTGTAGTCAGGGATGCCTTGGTATGCTCCTTAGCGAAATACATGGCAAGCTGCCTGGCTTGTACAATGTTCCGCTTTCTGGTTTTTGAATTCATTTCTTCGATGGTAAGGCCGAAATACTGCGAA
This genomic interval from Bacteroidales bacterium contains the following:
- a CDS encoding low molecular weight phosphotyrosine protein phosphatase, whose amino-acid sequence is MVCLGNICRSPLAEGILRQKITERNLEVEVHSSGTSNYHISESADSRMISTARRHGIDISNHKARQFVVNDFDYYDKIYVMDGQNFRNVSRLARNDEDRSKVQLIMNVVEPASHFEVPDPYYSGNDGFELVFKMLDEACEKIADNIETKKR